A genomic stretch from Bordetella sp. N includes:
- a CDS encoding ABC transporter ATP-binding protein, whose protein sequence is MSSHPILEIRDLKVRLPGSGDRRYAAEGISLAVGEREIVCIVGESGSGKSVTAGAVMGLLPKDVLHRESGQILLSGKDITNASLSELRALRGDRMAMIFQEPMTALNPLMKVGDQVAEIFQFHGPALSARDIDSRVLDLLADVRLPAPETLRHAYPHQLSGGQRQRVMIAMALAMEPALIIADEPTTALDVTSQAQVLRLLHGLRERHNTGILFITHDFDVVAEIADRVIVMQSGRIVESGSAADVLANPQHPYTRKLLDAVPKGHFGASEAAAARLPLLQVENLGMRFETTSLLRGKRRVVDALVDVSLTLGEGETLGVVGESGSGKTTLGRCLAHFAHPTSGRILMQGQDISRLTRGQWRQWCKRIQMVFQDPYRSFNPRVTIGKALAEGPMNYGATATQVRERMLEMLDLVSIDASALERYPHEFSGGQRQRISIARALMMEPEILVADEAVSALDVSVQAQILDLLETVRERLGLSMIFITHDLRVAARLCHRIAVMQRGRLMEIGTAEEVFSRPRSDYTKELLAAIPGQQLGAAALVPA, encoded by the coding sequence ATGTCTTCTCATCCCATACTTGAAATCCGCGATCTCAAGGTGCGCCTGCCGGGCTCGGGCGACCGCCGTTATGCGGCCGAGGGCATCAGCCTTGCCGTGGGCGAACGCGAGATTGTCTGCATCGTCGGCGAGTCGGGCTCCGGCAAGTCGGTTACCGCCGGTGCCGTCATGGGCCTGCTGCCCAAGGATGTGCTGCACCGGGAAAGCGGGCAGATCCTGCTGTCCGGCAAGGACATCACGAATGCCTCCCTGAGCGAGCTGCGCGCGCTGCGCGGCGACCGCATGGCAATGATCTTCCAGGAGCCGATGACGGCGCTGAACCCGCTCATGAAAGTGGGTGATCAGGTGGCCGAGATCTTCCAGTTTCATGGCCCCGCACTAAGCGCTCGGGACATCGATAGCCGGGTGCTGGACCTGCTGGCCGATGTCCGGCTGCCTGCGCCGGAAACGCTGCGCCATGCGTATCCGCACCAGTTGTCCGGCGGCCAACGCCAACGGGTGATGATCGCCATGGCGCTGGCGATGGAACCGGCGCTGATCATCGCCGATGAACCGACGACGGCATTGGATGTGACGTCGCAGGCCCAGGTGCTGCGTCTGTTGCATGGCCTGCGCGAGCGGCACAACACGGGCATCCTGTTCATCACCCATGACTTCGACGTGGTGGCCGAGATCGCCGATCGGGTGATCGTGATGCAGAGCGGCCGCATCGTGGAAAGCGGCAGCGCCGCCGACGTGCTGGCCAATCCGCAGCATCCTTACACACGCAAATTGCTGGATGCCGTGCCCAAAGGGCATTTCGGCGCCAGCGAAGCGGCGGCGGCGCGGCTGCCGCTGCTGCAGGTGGAGAACCTGGGCATGCGTTTCGAGACCACCAGCCTGCTGCGTGGCAAGCGGCGGGTGGTCGATGCACTGGTCGATGTGTCGCTGACCCTGGGCGAGGGTGAAACCTTGGGCGTGGTGGGGGAGTCGGGCTCCGGCAAGACGACCCTGGGCCGTTGCCTGGCGCATTTCGCGCATCCGACCAGCGGGCGCATCCTGATGCAGGGCCAGGATATCTCGCGCTTGACGCGGGGGCAGTGGCGGCAGTGGTGCAAGCGGATTCAGATGGTGTTCCAGGATCCTTATCGGTCTTTCAATCCGCGGGTGACCATCGGCAAGGCCTTGGCCGAAGGGCCCATGAATTACGGGGCGACGGCGACGCAGGTGCGCGAGCGCATGCTGGAGATGCTGGATCTGGTGAGCATCGATGCCAGCGCGCTGGAGCGCTATCCGCACGAGTTTTCCGGCGGGCAGCGGCAGCGCATCTCGATCGCGCGGGCCTTGATGATGGAGCCGGAGATCCTGGTGGCCGACGAAGCGGTGTCGGCGCTGGATGTCTCCGTACAGGCGCAGATCCTGGACTTGCTGGAAACCGTGCGGGAGCGGCTGGGGTTGAGCATGATCTTCATCACGCATGACCTGCGGGTGGCGGCACGCCTGTGCCATCGCATCGCCGTGATGCAGCGGGGCCGCCTGATGGAAATCGGCACCGCCGAGGAGGTCTTCAGCCGGCCACGCAGCGACTACACGAAGGAGCTGCTTGCCGCGATCCCCGGGCAGCAGTTGGGCGCCGCCGCCCTTGTGCCTGCATAG
- a CDS encoding ATP-dependent DNA helicase, whose translation MSYTIAVRALCEFTARAGDLDTRFTPAPTGQEGTAGHQAVVARRAAGYEAEVALEGFYRPTDGVAAGVPGASAGDVATDAGDAVTLRVRGRADGYDPGKHRLEEIKTRRASADRVPDNQRAVHWAQAMVYGHLLCLARGFADLEVALVYFELGTQEETVLTRACSAAELAAFFNEQCQRFLAWGQQESTHRDARDTTLRGMAFPQAAFRPGQRELAAAIYRVARDGKPLLAQAPTGIGKTLGSLFPMLKAMPAAPLDRVFFLCAKTAGRQAALDAVAKVRDASPLLPLRTLELAAREQSCVYPGRDCNGEDCPLARGFYDRLPAARAEAALAPVLDRPALASIAAGHGICPYYLGQEMARWSDVVIGDYNYYYDYNGLLHGLTQALQWRVGVLVDEAHNLVERARGMYSGQLSAAQLSLARRAAPKFLRKPLDNLRRVWRASLGERAEEGYRVYDDLPGGLLTALQRTGATLAEYFAEPAAEAEEDLLTFYFDLLRFLRLAESHGAHSLFDAMPAEPERGAGARVGREIASVGARADGAGLAQAAGVALPQAKQRAQALETLCVRNVIPAPFLTPKFAAAHATVLFSATLSPAHFYRDTLGLPADCPWVDVPGPFQRDQLAIHLVDRVSTRFRDRAASVAPIVDLMARAYGQQAGNYLCFSSSFDYLALLAEHLARTHPGIPMWRQASGMDPKARAEFLDRFVADGQGIGFAVLGGAFGEGVDLPGSRLIGAFIVTLGLPQMNPVNEEMMRRMQARFGQGYDYTYLYPGLRKVVQAAGRVIRSEADRGSVYLIDDRYRRPEVRRLLPTWWEV comes from the coding sequence GTGAGCTATACCATCGCCGTGCGGGCCCTGTGCGAGTTCACCGCGCGCGCGGGCGACCTGGACACCCGCTTCACACCGGCGCCGACCGGGCAGGAAGGCACTGCCGGCCACCAGGCCGTCGTCGCCCGCAGGGCCGCCGGTTACGAAGCGGAAGTCGCCCTGGAAGGGTTTTATCGGCCGACGGATGGTGTCGCCGCGGGCGTGCCGGGCGCAAGCGCTGGCGATGTCGCGACGGACGCCGGCGACGCCGTCACGCTGCGTGTGCGCGGCAGGGCGGATGGCTACGATCCTGGCAAGCATCGGCTGGAGGAGATCAAGACGCGGCGCGCATCGGCGGATCGCGTGCCGGACAATCAGCGGGCCGTGCATTGGGCGCAGGCCATGGTCTATGGACATCTGCTTTGCCTGGCGCGCGGCTTCGCCGATCTGGAAGTGGCGCTGGTGTACTTCGAACTGGGCACCCAGGAAGAAACCGTGTTGACGCGCGCGTGTTCCGCGGCGGAGCTGGCGGCCTTCTTCAACGAACAGTGCCAACGCTTCCTGGCCTGGGGCCAACAGGAATCCACGCATCGCGACGCTCGCGATACAACCCTGCGCGGCATGGCCTTTCCGCAGGCCGCGTTCAGGCCGGGGCAACGCGAACTGGCCGCGGCCATCTATCGCGTCGCGCGCGACGGCAAGCCCTTGCTGGCGCAGGCGCCGACAGGCATCGGCAAGACCTTGGGCAGTCTCTTCCCCATGCTCAAGGCCATGCCCGCGGCGCCGCTGGATCGTGTGTTCTTTCTGTGCGCCAAGACGGCCGGCAGGCAGGCGGCCCTGGATGCGGTGGCGAAGGTGCGCGACGCGTCGCCTTTGCTGCCCTTGCGCACGCTGGAGCTGGCGGCTCGTGAACAGTCCTGCGTCTATCCGGGCCGCGATTGCAATGGTGAAGACTGCCCGCTGGCGCGCGGTTTCTACGACCGCCTGCCGGCCGCGCGCGCCGAAGCGGCGCTGGCGCCGGTGCTGGACCGGCCGGCTTTGGCCAGCATTGCCGCGGGGCACGGCATCTGCCCGTACTACCTGGGTCAGGAGATGGCGCGCTGGTCCGACGTGGTCATCGGAGACTACAACTATTACTACGACTACAACGGCCTGCTGCATGGCTTGACGCAGGCTTTGCAATGGCGCGTCGGCGTGCTGGTGGACGAGGCCCACAACCTGGTCGAGCGTGCCCGCGGCATGTATAGCGGACAACTGTCGGCCGCGCAGCTGTCGCTGGCGCGGCGGGCGGCGCCGAAGTTTCTGCGCAAGCCTTTGGATAACTTGCGCAGGGTGTGGCGCGCCAGCCTGGGTGAGCGGGCGGAGGAGGGCTATCGGGTCTATGACGATCTGCCGGGCGGCCTGCTGACGGCTTTGCAGCGTACCGGCGCCACGCTGGCGGAGTACTTTGCCGAGCCCGCGGCCGAGGCGGAAGAGGACCTGCTGACGTTCTATTTCGACTTGCTGCGGTTCTTGCGCCTGGCGGAAAGCCATGGCGCGCACTCGCTGTTCGATGCGATGCCGGCCGAGCCGGAGCGAGGTGCGGGGGCCCGGGTCGGCCGCGAAATCGCTTCCGTCGGTGCGCGGGCGGATGGGGCCGGCCTGGCACAGGCCGCGGGCGTCGCGCTTCCGCAGGCAAAGCAGCGGGCGCAGGCATTGGAGACGCTGTGCGTTCGCAATGTCATTCCAGCGCCGTTCCTGACGCCGAAGTTCGCCGCCGCGCATGCGACGGTGCTGTTTTCGGCGACCTTGAGTCCCGCGCATTTCTATCGCGATACTTTGGGCCTGCCCGCGGACTGCCCGTGGGTGGATGTGCCGGGTCCGTTCCAGCGGGACCAGCTTGCGATCCATCTGGTGGATCGCGTATCGACGCGGTTTCGCGACCGGGCGGCGTCGGTGGCGCCTATCGTCGACCTGATGGCGCGAGCTTATGGCCAGCAGGCGGGTAACTATCTGTGCTTTTCCAGCAGCTTCGATTATCTGGCGCTGTTGGCGGAGCATCTGGCGCGTACGCATCCGGGGATACCGATGTGGCGGCAGGCGTCGGGGATGGATCCCAAGGCGCGCGCGGAGTTTCTGGATCGTTTCGTGGCGGATGGGCAGGGGATAGGGTTCGCGGTATTGGGTGGGGCGTTTGGTGAAGGGGTGGACTTGCCGGGGTCCCGGCTTATCGGCGCGTTCATCGTTACGTTGGGACTGCCGCAGATGAATCCGGTCAACGAAGAAATGATGCGCCGCATGCAGGCGCGCTTTGGCCAGGGCTACGACTACACGTATCTCTATCCCGGCCTGCGGAAAGTGGTGCAGGCCGCCGGCCGTGTGATCCGGTCTGAAGCCGACCGCGGCAGCGTGTACCTGATCGACGACCGCTACCGCCGCCCGGAGGTACGCCGCCTGCTGCCCACGTGGTGGGAGGTATAG
- a CDS encoding ABC transporter substrate-binding protein, producing MHINKLHAAALWCAALIVPMLAPAAVHAETKARIVMHAPLRVLDPILTPAYITRNHGYLIYDTLFAMDAQSRPQPEMVDTWKVSDDKLTYTFTLRPGLKFHDGAPVTADDVVASLQRWEAVDIVGRRLKGATDTLTASDANTFTLKLKQPFGLVLDALARPSSVVPFIMPKRIAQTPPTTAITEYIGSGPYKFVAADFQPGVKATYVKFTDYVPRKEPASGFAGGKVATLDRIELVNISDAQTAVNALRNGEIDFVEDVPPDLMPQLQDAKGITLKSFGKNSMMFTLRMNWLQPPFNNPKVRQAALAALNQSDFLEAQIGDAKVYQLCGAVLSCVSPYSSEEGATQVKAPDLKHARQLLKDSGYKGEKVVILHATDLPIFTNIAPVTADALRAIGMNVEVQSMDFTTLLARRTKKDPVEQGGWSIFQSNMTSLELMSPVGNPNLDGGGDKGYPGWTKDEVMEDLCNRFAATSDEAERKTLALEIQRRSYAQVMFVPLGGYSKFKGYDAKFANMVDAPVPLFWSK from the coding sequence ATGCACATCAACAAGCTTCATGCCGCCGCGCTCTGGTGCGCGGCCCTCATCGTGCCGATGCTGGCGCCGGCCGCGGTCCATGCTGAAACCAAGGCCCGCATCGTCATGCACGCCCCCTTGCGCGTGCTCGATCCCATCCTGACGCCGGCCTACATCACGCGCAACCACGGCTATCTGATCTACGACACGCTGTTCGCGATGGACGCCCAGTCGCGGCCGCAGCCGGAAATGGTCGATACCTGGAAGGTGTCCGACGACAAGCTCACGTACACCTTCACGCTGCGCCCCGGCTTGAAATTCCATGACGGCGCGCCCGTCACCGCCGACGACGTGGTGGCATCCCTGCAGCGCTGGGAAGCCGTCGACATCGTCGGGCGCCGCCTGAAAGGCGCCACCGACACGCTGACGGCCAGCGACGCCAACACCTTCACGTTGAAACTGAAGCAGCCCTTCGGCCTGGTGCTGGACGCGCTGGCACGCCCGAGTTCGGTGGTGCCCTTCATCATGCCCAAGCGCATCGCGCAGACGCCGCCCACGACCGCCATCACGGAATACATCGGCTCCGGGCCCTACAAGTTCGTGGCCGCCGACTTCCAGCCTGGCGTCAAGGCCACCTACGTCAAGTTCACCGACTATGTGCCGCGCAAGGAGCCCGCCAGCGGTTTCGCCGGCGGCAAGGTCGCCACCCTGGACCGCATCGAGTTGGTCAACATCTCGGACGCGCAGACCGCCGTCAACGCCTTGCGCAACGGCGAGATCGATTTCGTCGAGGACGTACCGCCCGACCTGATGCCGCAACTGCAGGACGCCAAGGGCATCACCCTGAAATCCTTCGGCAAGAACAGCATGATGTTCACGCTGCGCATGAACTGGCTGCAGCCGCCCTTCAATAATCCGAAGGTGCGCCAGGCCGCGTTGGCGGCTCTGAACCAGAGCGACTTCCTGGAAGCGCAGATCGGCGACGCCAAGGTCTATCAACTGTGCGGCGCCGTGCTGTCCTGCGTGTCGCCTTACTCGTCCGAAGAGGGCGCCACCCAGGTCAAGGCGCCGGATCTCAAGCACGCCAGGCAGTTGCTGAAGGATAGCGGCTACAAGGGCGAGAAGGTGGTGATCCTGCATGCGACGGATCTGCCCATTTTCACCAACATCGCGCCGGTTACCGCCGACGCGCTGCGGGCGATAGGCATGAACGTCGAGGTGCAATCCATGGACTTCACCACGCTGCTGGCCCGCCGTACCAAGAAGGATCCGGTGGAGCAGGGCGGCTGGAGCATTTTCCAGTCCAACATGACCAGCCTGGAGCTGATGTCGCCAGTGGGCAATCCCAATCTGGACGGCGGCGGCGACAAGGGCTATCCCGGCTGGACCAAGGACGAGGTGATGGAAGATCTGTGCAACCGTTTCGCCGCCACCAGCGACGAGGCCGAGCGCAAGACCCTGGCCCTGGAGATCCAGCGCCGTTCCTACGCCCAGGTGATGTTCGTGCCGCTGGGCGGCTATTCCAAGTTCAAGGGCTATGACGCGAAGTTCGCCAACATGGTGGACGCGCCGGTTCCCCTGTTCTGGTCGAAGTAA
- a CDS encoding ABC transporter permease: MTVKSLAGASLPAPRVSRLRLAVSVLARDPWMLGGLLLLLVLVAGAVLAPVITWHDPASLAPRMRLKPFSADYWFGTDSLGRDLFSRVLYGGRLSITLAALVSVISVIAGLALGVLAGYFRRLDAVIMRIIDGIMAIPGLLLAIAMVALGGATIPTMVTAIAIPEIPRVARLVRSVVLSVREEPYVEASLGMGTPVWKVLWRHVLPSTINPLVVQATFICASAILIEAVLGFLGLGFPPEIPSLGSIIAEGRPYFQRAPWIVLYPGLYLALLILSVNLFGDGLRDRLDPRMARKRKG, from the coding sequence ATGACCGTGAAGTCTCTTGCTGGAGCCTCGCTCCCGGCGCCGCGGGTGTCCCGCCTGCGCCTTGCCGTCTCCGTGCTGGCGCGCGACCCCTGGATGCTGGGCGGCCTGCTGCTCTTGCTGGTCCTGGTGGCGGGCGCTGTGCTGGCGCCTGTCATCACCTGGCACGACCCCGCCAGCCTGGCGCCGCGCATGCGCCTGAAGCCCTTCAGCGCCGATTATTGGTTCGGCACCGACTCGCTGGGGCGCGATCTGTTCTCCCGCGTGCTGTATGGCGGCCGCCTGTCCATCACCCTGGCGGCCCTGGTCAGCGTCATCTCCGTGATCGCCGGGCTGGCGCTGGGCGTGCTGGCCGGCTATTTCCGGCGACTGGACGCGGTGATCATGCGCATCATCGACGGCATCATGGCGATCCCCGGCCTGCTGCTGGCCATCGCCATGGTGGCCCTGGGCGGCGCCACGATACCCACGATGGTCACCGCCATCGCCATTCCGGAGATTCCCAGGGTGGCGCGCCTGGTGCGCAGCGTGGTGCTGTCAGTGCGCGAGGAGCCTTATGTGGAGGCCTCGCTGGGCATGGGCACGCCGGTGTGGAAAGTGTTGTGGCGCCATGTGCTGCCCAGCACCATCAATCCGCTGGTGGTGCAGGCCACTTTCATCTGCGCGTCGGCCATCCTGATCGAAGCCGTGCTCGGTTTCCTGGGACTGGGCTTTCCGCCGGAGATTCCCAGCCTGGGCAGCATCATCGCCGAGGGGCGTCCGTACTTCCAGCGCGCGCCGTGGATCGTGCTGTATCCGGGCCTGTACCTGGCGTTGTTGATCTTGTCGGTGAACCTGTTCGGCGATGGCTTGCGCGACCGCCTCGATCCCCGCATGGCCCGTAAACGGAAAGGCTGA
- a CDS encoding ABC transporter permease, translating to MFNLILKRLLAAIPVMLVVATVVFLLLRLAPGDPARIIAGDMASEQTVAEIRADMGLDQPMATQYMLAMGALLRGDLGASVLSKEPVSKLIGQRLGPTLALALCAILVTVASAVPLGVMAAWWHGRLIDRLTLAATTLAFSIPAFVVGYLLILLFSVKLGWLPVQGYASVAQGFGVFAYHMALPTITLAVVFIALITRITRASMLDVLGEDFVRTARAKGVSERYVLYRHALRNAAVPIVTVVGLALTTMISGVVVTETIFNIPGVGRLIVDAVMARDYPVVQGTILFFSFVYVFINLAIDLAYVLLDPRIRY from the coding sequence ATGTTCAACCTGATCCTCAAGCGCCTGCTGGCGGCCATCCCGGTCATGCTGGTGGTGGCAACGGTGGTTTTCCTGCTGCTGCGCCTGGCGCCCGGCGATCCCGCGCGCATCATCGCCGGCGATATGGCCAGCGAGCAGACCGTGGCCGAGATCCGCGCCGACATGGGCCTGGACCAGCCCATGGCCACCCAGTACATGCTGGCCATGGGCGCCTTGCTGCGCGGCGACCTGGGCGCGTCCGTGCTGTCCAAGGAACCCGTCAGCAAGCTGATCGGCCAACGCCTGGGGCCGACCCTGGCCCTGGCGCTGTGCGCCATCCTGGTGACGGTGGCGTCGGCCGTGCCTCTGGGTGTCATGGCGGCATGGTGGCATGGCCGCCTGATCGACCGGCTGACGCTGGCTGCCACCACCTTGGCGTTCTCCATCCCCGCCTTCGTCGTGGGCTATCTGCTGATTCTGCTGTTTTCGGTCAAGCTGGGCTGGCTGCCGGTGCAGGGCTATGCCAGCGTTGCCCAGGGCTTCGGTGTGTTCGCGTACCACATGGCCTTGCCCACCATCACCCTGGCCGTGGTCTTCATCGCCCTGATCACCCGCATCACGCGCGCCAGCATGCTGGACGTGCTGGGCGAGGACTTCGTGCGCACGGCGCGCGCCAAGGGCGTGTCGGAGCGCTATGTCCTGTACCGCCATGCGCTGCGCAACGCCGCGGTGCCCATCGTCACGGTGGTGGGCCTGGCGTTGACGACCATGATCAGCGGCGTGGTGGTGACGGAGACCATCTTCAACATTCCCGGCGTGGGCCGGCTCATCGTCGACGCCGTGATGGCGCGCGACTATCCGGTGGTGCAGGGGACGATCCTGTTCTTCTCCTTCGTCTACGTGTTCATCAATCTGGCGATCGATCTGGCGTACGTGCTGCTCGATCCGCGTATCCGTTATTGA
- a CDS encoding VRR-NUC domain-containing protein, giving the protein MSPSDSPSARFFPLNACAEAGPGARAHGAEAAAIIDAAARLARPAGEDGPDPHYYLRNFAFALAWIAERYGDLLDADERAFLHDYAGLPRPSQALLARMLMRKGPYFRGDTLHYAEIGDPGAALGPLLALGWLDADPELTLDALFAVLRQAELARLFAGVAPARLSKARLLAHLREQGGHADPKAWRLWLAEGAADTMGIEVLEVRITALAERFRLMFFGNLRQDWTEFVLADLGIFQYERVEFPAAARAFQVRADIDTYLRLQRLRERFDDDADGDILDALLAEAPAHPWVGRRRAKLLFALGRARERRQDWDGALACYQPCAYPGARHRTLRVLEQRGADAEALALAEAALAAPESETESQLLQRLIPRLRRRLGQGLATPARRTAVTMWDLNLPRPQDGRSVEYVVRDHLASADGPVYYVENTLINALFGLLCWPAIFEPVAGAFFHPFQRGPADLYDPGFAGARRAAFDACLARLDDGSHADVIRANWRDKAGLISPFVAWGALDEGLLDVALHCLPPRHMKLWFTRILADVKTNASGLPDLVRFWPAERRYALIEVKGPGDRLQDNQLRWIAYNHANGIPVQVCRVAWAEAAA; this is encoded by the coding sequence ATGAGCCCGTCAGATTCCCCGTCCGCCCGTTTTTTTCCCTTGAATGCTTGCGCCGAGGCAGGCCCGGGCGCCCGTGCGCACGGGGCGGAGGCCGCCGCCATCATCGACGCCGCCGCCCGCCTGGCGCGTCCCGCCGGCGAAGACGGCCCGGATCCTCACTACTATCTGCGCAATTTCGCTTTTGCCCTGGCCTGGATCGCCGAGCGTTACGGGGATCTGCTGGACGCTGACGAGCGGGCCTTTCTTCATGACTATGCCGGACTGCCGCGCCCGTCGCAGGCTTTGCTGGCCCGCATGCTCATGCGTAAGGGGCCGTATTTCCGTGGGGATACGCTGCACTACGCCGAAATCGGCGATCCCGGCGCCGCGCTCGGGCCCTTGCTGGCTTTGGGCTGGCTGGACGCGGATCCCGAGTTGACCCTGGACGCGCTGTTCGCGGTGCTGCGCCAGGCGGAACTGGCGCGTTTGTTCGCGGGGGTGGCGCCGGCCCGCCTGTCCAAGGCGCGGCTGCTGGCCCATTTACGGGAGCAGGGCGGGCATGCCGACCCCAAGGCCTGGCGACTATGGCTGGCCGAGGGCGCTGCCGACACGATGGGCATCGAGGTGCTGGAGGTCCGCATCACGGCCCTGGCCGAGCGCTTCCGCCTGATGTTCTTCGGCAATTTGCGCCAGGACTGGACCGAGTTCGTCCTGGCCGACCTGGGCATCTTCCAGTACGAGCGCGTCGAGTTTCCCGCCGCGGCAAGGGCTTTCCAGGTGCGCGCCGATATCGATACGTACTTGCGGCTGCAACGCCTGCGCGAGCGCTTCGATGACGATGCTGATGGCGACATCCTGGACGCCTTGCTCGCGGAAGCGCCGGCCCATCCCTGGGTGGGGCGGCGGCGCGCCAAGCTGTTGTTCGCCCTGGGGCGGGCGCGCGAGCGCAGGCAGGACTGGGACGGTGCGCTGGCGTGCTACCAGCCCTGCGCCTATCCCGGCGCCCGCCATCGCACGTTGCGGGTGCTGGAGCAGCGGGGCGCGGATGCTGAGGCCCTGGCCCTGGCCGAAGCCGCCCTGGCCGCGCCCGAAAGCGAAACCGAGTCCCAGTTGTTGCAACGCCTTATTCCGCGGCTGCGGCGTCGTCTGGGGCAAGGCCTTGCGACGCCAGCGCGACGGACGGCAGTCACCATGTGGGACTTGAACCTGCCACGTCCCCAAGACGGGCGCTCCGTGGAATACGTGGTGCGTGATCATCTGGCATCCGCTGACGGGCCGGTCTACTACGTCGAAAACACCTTGATCAATGCCTTGTTCGGGCTGCTGTGCTGGCCGGCCATTTTCGAACCCGTGGCGGGGGCGTTCTTCCATCCCTTTCAGCGCGGACCGGCGGATCTGTACGATCCCGGCTTCGCGGGCGCGCGGCGGGCGGCCTTCGATGCCTGCCTGGCGCGGCTGGATGACGGCAGCCATGCCGACGTGATCCGCGCGAACTGGCGCGACAAGGCCGGTCTGATTTCGCCTTTCGTGGCGTGGGGCGCCCTGGATGAGGGCTTGCTCGACGTGGCCTTGCACTGCCTGCCGCCCCGGCATATGAAGCTCTGGTTCACGCGCATCCTGGCGGACGTCAAGACCAATGCCAGCGGTTTGCCTGACCTGGTGCGCTTCTGGCCGGCCGAGCGGCGCTATGCGCTGATCGAGGTCAAAGGGCCGGGCGATCGGCTGCAGGACAATCAGCTGCGCTGGATCGCGTACAACCACGCGAATGGTATTCCCGTGCAGGTTTGCCGGGTGGCGTGGGCGGAGGCGGCCGCGTGA
- a CDS encoding amidase: MQANEYTSLDGLALADLLHRKEVTSLELMEAAIAVARERGPALNALTYERYDEALQWARDWQATGPFRGIPFLLKDSGFASRRFPSSLGSRLFNDMTYTYDATVASRFEQAGLIPFARSTVSELCMGPSTEAVRNGGATLNPRDLTRSVGGSSGGAAAAVAAGIVPVAHGSDGGGSIRIPAACCGVYGLKPSRGRVPMGPARGEGWGGMASDGVLTRTVRDTAAAMDAISGYERGAPYAAPPKPDSYLDTIGEQHATPLRIAVWRRGWNDIEPAPECLAALERTVAWCRELGHEVVDATVPDLDYSGFVRAHGTVLATNIVIAVDARLQVLGRSLRDDDIEPVLRDGYEVGKGLHATQYADSITRFHAISRIIENAMAGFDVVLTPTLTQLPAKLDELGLNRGGFWDFRSKVSRYATFLAVINASGQPAASLPLNWTADGVPVASQLIGHFGREDVILRLSAQLERIAPWAQRPIVLPA, from the coding sequence ATGCAAGCAAACGAGTACACCTCCCTGGACGGCCTGGCCCTGGCGGATCTGCTCCACCGCAAGGAAGTCACCTCCCTGGAACTGATGGAAGCCGCCATCGCGGTGGCGCGCGAGCGCGGACCAGCCCTCAACGCGCTTACCTACGAACGCTACGACGAAGCCCTGCAATGGGCGCGCGACTGGCAAGCCACCGGCCCCTTCCGCGGCATTCCTTTCCTGCTGAAAGACTCCGGCTTCGCATCGCGCCGTTTCCCGTCCAGCCTGGGCTCGCGGCTGTTCAACGACATGACCTACACCTACGACGCCACCGTCGCGAGCCGTTTCGAGCAAGCCGGGTTGATCCCCTTCGCCCGCTCCACGGTGTCGGAACTCTGCATGGGACCCTCCACCGAAGCCGTGCGTAACGGCGGCGCCACGCTCAACCCCCGCGACCTGACCCGCTCCGTGGGCGGGTCCAGCGGCGGCGCCGCGGCGGCCGTCGCCGCCGGCATCGTGCCGGTCGCGCATGGCAGCGACGGCGGCGGCTCCATCCGTATCCCCGCTGCGTGCTGCGGCGTCTATGGCCTCAAGCCCTCGCGCGGCCGCGTCCCCATGGGACCCGCGCGTGGCGAAGGGTGGGGCGGCATGGCGTCGGACGGCGTGCTCACCCGCACGGTGCGCGACACTGCAGCGGCCATGGACGCCATCAGCGGCTACGAACGGGGCGCGCCCTATGCGGCGCCCCCCAAGCCGGATTCCTACCTGGACACGATCGGCGAGCAGCATGCGACGCCCTTGCGCATCGCCGTCTGGCGGCGCGGCTGGAATGACATCGAACCCGCCCCCGAGTGCCTGGCGGCCCTGGAGCGCACGGTCGCATGGTGCCGCGAACTGGGCCATGAAGTGGTCGACGCGACGGTCCCGGACCTCGACTACAGCGGTTTCGTGCGGGCTCATGGCACCGTGCTGGCCACCAATATCGTCATCGCCGTCGATGCTCGCCTTCAGGTGCTGGGCCGCAGCCTGCGCGACGACGACATCGAGCCCGTGCTGCGCGACGGCTACGAAGTGGGCAAGGGCCTGCACGCCACGCAGTACGCCGATTCGATCACGCGTTTCCATGCGATCAGCCGCATCATCGAAAACGCCATGGCCGGCTTCGACGTGGTGCTGACGCCGACGCTCACGCAATTGCCGGCCAAGCTGGACGAACTGGGCCTGAACCGGGGCGGCTTCTGGGATTTCCGTAGCAAGGTGTCCCGCTACGCCACATTCCTGGCCGTCATCAACGCCTCGGGCCAACCCGCGGCCAGCCTGCCCTTGAACTGGACGGCCGACGGCGTGCCGGTGGCCTCGCAACTGATCGGCCACTTCGGCCGCGAAGACGTCATCTTGCGCCTGTCCGCACAACTCGAACGCATCGCGCCCTGGGCCCAGCGGCCCATCGTGCTGCCGGCCTGA